One region of Deinococcus aerius genomic DNA includes:
- a CDS encoding DUF1175 family protein: MLAALLALAALLTMGTPAVSAADADRDGYPDALELVGQDRASFADWFASIAESQYYGLSADWRTEDQDCAGLVRYAFVNALMPHDAAWWAKFKFLPRPRLPEVRGLTYPAPLVSRSVFRVAPGPYRPGDVDAGRLVGRTSARFLANFSAALVTRDPSRAQRGDLLFFLRPALGAYHSMVSLGDGRVVYHTGARPDEGGEVRLVTLATLMRHPDPAFHPTPGNPNFLGVYRWQILR, translated from the coding sequence ATGCTCGCCGCCCTCCTCGCGCTCGCCGCGCTGCTGACCATGGGCACTCCCGCCGTCAGCGCCGCCGACGCCGACCGCGACGGTTACCCGGACGCGCTCGAACTCGTCGGGCAGGACCGGGCGTCCTTTGCGGACTGGTTCGCCAGCATCGCCGAGAGCCAGTATTACGGCCTCTCCGCCGACTGGAGGACGGAGGACCAGGACTGCGCGGGGCTGGTGCGCTACGCCTTCGTGAACGCGCTGATGCCGCATGACGCGGCGTGGTGGGCGAAGTTCAAGTTCCTGCCGCGTCCCAGGCTGCCGGAGGTGCGGGGGCTGACCTACCCGGCGCCCCTCGTGTCGCGCTCGGTCTTCCGGGTCGCGCCCGGGCCGTATCGCCCGGGGGACGTGGACGCCGGGCGGCTGGTGGGCCGCACCTCCGCGCGCTTCCTCGCCAACTTCTCCGCCGCCCTCGTCACGCGCGACCCCTCACGGGCGCAGCGGGGCGACCTCCTGTTCTTCCTGCGCCCCGCACTCGGGGCCTACCACAGCATGGTCTCCCTGGGGGACGGGCGGGTCGTGTACCACACCGGTGCCCGCCCCGACGAGGGCGGCGAGGTGCGGCTGGTGACCCTCGCCACCCTGATGCGCCACCCCGACCCGGCTTTCCACCCCACGCCGGGCAACCCCAACTTCCTGGGGGTGTATCGCTGGCAGATTCTGCGGTAG
- a CDS encoding NAD(P)/FAD-dependent oxidoreductase, producing the protein MTAEAGWDVVVIGAGIVGAACAWRLAGHGLRVRVLERGHPAGGSTGRSAAGVRAQFATDTNILLSRHSIEEYAAMPGSGYQPAGYLMLVPEAQWAAHLAGVGRQHAHGVPTEVLTPAGAQRHAPFQTGGLGGCTFCPTDGFVDPHGLTLEYVRLAREAGVRFSLDTPVTAISRAGGQWRLTTPAGEVEAPQVLNAAGAWSGEVAALAGLEVPVRPARRMVFTTGPLNLPRPLPMVFDLESGVWLRSEGERLILGRADEADVGWREGMNWAWLEPTLERALGRFPWLETASLDRRASWWGYYEVTPDHQPIVGRMPRVDGWLNACGFSGHGVMQAAAIARVIAQEALGEEPFIDIGPLRYERFTAGALLSPDIQV; encoded by the coding sequence GTGACGGCGGAGGCCGGGTGGGACGTGGTGGTGATCGGCGCCGGGATCGTCGGCGCGGCGTGCGCGTGGCGGCTGGCGGGGCACGGCCTGAGGGTGCGGGTCCTCGAACGCGGCCACCCGGCGGGGGGCTCCACGGGCCGGAGCGCCGCCGGGGTGCGCGCCCAGTTCGCCACCGACACCAACATCCTGCTCTCGCGGCACAGCATCGAGGAGTACGCCGCCATGCCCGGGTCCGGCTACCAGCCCGCCGGATACCTGATGCTGGTGCCCGAGGCGCAGTGGGCGGCGCACCTCGCGGGCGTGGGGCGTCAGCACGCCCACGGGGTGCCCACGGAAGTCCTCACGCCCGCCGGGGCGCAGCGGCACGCGCCCTTCCAGACGGGGGGCCTCGGTGGCTGCACCTTCTGCCCGACCGACGGCTTCGTGGACCCGCACGGCCTGACCCTCGAGTACGTCCGCCTGGCCCGGGAGGCGGGTGTGCGCTTCTCCCTCGACACGCCGGTGACGGCCATCTCCCGGGCAGGGGGACAATGGCGGCTGACCACACCCGCCGGGGAGGTCGAGGCGCCCCAGGTCCTCAACGCCGCGGGCGCCTGGTCCGGCGAGGTGGCCGCGCTCGCCGGGCTGGAGGTCCCGGTGCGCCCCGCCCGGCGCATGGTGTTCACCACCGGGCCCCTGAACCTCCCGCGCCCGCTGCCGATGGTCTTCGACCTGGAGAGCGGCGTGTGGCTGCGCTCCGAGGGGGAACGGCTGATCCTGGGTCGCGCGGACGAGGCCGACGTGGGCTGGCGTGAGGGCATGAACTGGGCGTGGCTCGAACCCACCCTGGAGCGGGCGCTGGGGCGCTTCCCCTGGCTGGAGACGGCCTCCCTGGACCGCCGCGCGAGCTGGTGGGGCTACTACGAGGTGACCCCCGACCACCAGCCCATCGTGGGCCGGATGCCGCGGGTGGACGGCTGGCTCAATGCCTGCGGCTTCTCGGGGCACGGCGTGATGCAGGCGGCGGCGATCGCGCGGGTGATCGCCCAGGAAGCGTTGGGAGAAGAGCCGTTCATCGACATCGGCCCTCTCCGGTACGAGCGATTCACGGCCGGGGCGCTGCTGTCACCGGATATTCAGGTCTGA
- a CDS encoding TetR/AcrR family transcriptional regulator — protein sequence MPDDIPTSKRRRGAALDQAIVRAAADELLAAGYVNFNMDRVARRAGTNKNALYRRWPSRAALAFAAYGHLAAEQFTPPDTGNLREDILTIMRGANRHWASPLGAVLRGLLAGIPNDPEVRAQVQARGAEGGAELFLPVLKRAVARGEARPEALRPRVAGVALALLRHEYFMRGAPEVPDAVLMEIVDEVYLPLVRAPGPVRS from the coding sequence ATGCCCGACGACATCCCCACTTCTAAGCGCCGCCGCGGGGCGGCCCTCGACCAGGCCATCGTTCGGGCGGCCGCCGACGAACTCCTGGCTGCTGGGTACGTCAACTTCAACATGGACCGAGTGGCGCGCCGGGCGGGCACCAATAAAAACGCGCTGTACCGCCGCTGGCCGAGCCGGGCCGCCCTCGCGTTCGCGGCCTACGGGCACCTCGCCGCCGAACAGTTCACGCCGCCGGACACGGGGAACCTGCGCGAGGACATTCTCACCATCATGCGCGGCGCGAACCGGCACTGGGCTTCCCCCCTGGGAGCAGTGCTGCGCGGCCTGCTGGCGGGCATCCCCAACGACCCGGAAGTCCGGGCGCAGGTGCAGGCCCGGGGGGCGGAGGGCGGCGCGGAACTGTTCCTGCCCGTCCTGAAACGTGCCGTGGCCCGGGGGGAGGCTCGCCCGGAAGCTCTGCGGCCGCGGGTGGCGGGCGTGGCCCTGGCATTGTTGCGCCACGAGTACTTCATGCGCGGGGCGCCCGAAGTCCCGGACGCCGTTCTGATGGAGATCGTGGACGAGGTGTATCTGCCGCTCGTTCGCGCGCCCGGTCCGGTGCGGTCGTAG
- a CDS encoding ABC transporter ATP-binding protein, which produces MTSRLGIFLSYYRPYRRTLVIDLFCAFLVAGIALVFPLGAGYITRTLLGHPGEGTLEQIVTVGAALLGLVALQIAANTYVDYQGHMMGTLIERDMRRDLFRHLQSQPFQFFDGQRTGQLMSRLTNDLFAIGELAHHGPEDLAIAVFKFAGVFLILLGINVKLTLLLFCFLPLMAVYALYFNRRLNAAMLGSKARIGDVNAQVEDSLAGIRVVQSFTGEAVEQGRFGRANDLFVESRREGYRSEAFFYQGMTAFTQLMTVAVLVFGGLAILRGELRLDALVTYLLCVGILIEPIGRFVNIARLLQEGLTGFERFLELMAVRPELEDAPGAVELEHVRGDIRFEHVSFQYPSGAGPVLRDINLHIKPGEFVALVGASGVGKSTLCALIPRFYDVTGGRILIDGVPVQDLRLHSLRRQIGVVQQEVYLFAGTVLENIRYGRPEASEAEVVEAARRAGAHDFILALPQGYHTDIGQRGVKLSGGQKQRLSVARVFLKDPPILIFDEATSALDNESERVVQDALERLARRRTTLVIAHRLSTVRNAGRIVVLTADGIAEEGTHDELLRAGGAYAALQNAGMELSSL; this is translated from the coding sequence TTGACTTCCCGACTGGGCATCTTCTTGTCGTACTACCGACCCTACCGGCGCACGCTGGTCATCGACCTCTTCTGCGCCTTTCTCGTCGCGGGGATCGCGCTCGTCTTTCCGCTGGGCGCGGGGTACATCACCCGCACGCTGCTTGGGCATCCCGGCGAGGGGACATTGGAACAGATCGTGACGGTGGGCGCCGCGCTGCTGGGGCTGGTGGCCCTCCAGATCGCCGCGAACACCTATGTGGACTACCAGGGGCACATGATGGGCACCCTGATCGAGCGGGACATGCGGCGCGACCTGTTCCGGCACCTCCAGTCGCAGCCCTTTCAGTTCTTCGACGGACAGCGCACGGGCCAGCTCATGAGCCGCCTGACGAACGACCTCTTCGCCATCGGGGAGCTGGCGCACCACGGCCCCGAGGACCTCGCCATCGCCGTGTTCAAGTTCGCGGGGGTGTTCCTGATCCTGCTGGGGATCAATGTCAAGCTGACGCTGCTGCTGTTCTGTTTTCTCCCGCTGATGGCCGTCTACGCCCTGTACTTCAACCGCCGTCTGAACGCCGCCATGCTGGGCAGCAAGGCCCGCATCGGGGACGTGAACGCGCAGGTGGAGGACTCGCTGGCGGGCATCCGCGTGGTGCAGTCGTTCACGGGCGAGGCGGTCGAGCAGGGCCGCTTTGGCCGCGCGAACGACCTGTTCGTCGAGAGCCGCCGGGAGGGCTACCGCAGCGAGGCGTTCTTCTACCAGGGGATGACGGCCTTCACCCAACTGATGACGGTCGCGGTCCTGGTGTTCGGCGGCCTCGCCATCCTGCGCGGGGAGTTGCGGCTCGACGCGCTCGTGACCTACCTGCTGTGCGTGGGCATCCTGATCGAGCCCATCGGGCGGTTCGTCAACATCGCCCGGCTGCTCCAGGAGGGGCTGACCGGCTTCGAGCGCTTTCTGGAACTGATGGCGGTGAGACCGGAGCTGGAGGACGCCCCGGGGGCTGTGGAGCTGGAACACGTGCGCGGCGACATCCGGTTTGAGCACGTTTCGTTTCAGTACCCGTCGGGCGCCGGGCCGGTGCTGAGGGACATCAACCTCCACATTAAGCCCGGGGAATTCGTCGCGCTGGTCGGGGCCTCCGGCGTTGGGAAAAGTACCCTCTGCGCGCTGATTCCCCGCTTTTACGACGTGACGGGGGGGCGGATTCTGATCGACGGCGTGCCGGTTCAGGACCTCCGCCTGCACTCGCTGCGGCGCCAGATCGGCGTGGTGCAGCAGGAGGTGTACCTGTTCGCCGGAACCGTTCTGGAGAACATCCGCTACGGGCGCCCGGAGGCCAGCGAGGCGGAGGTCGTCGAGGCGGCCCGGCGGGCGGGGGCGCACGACTTCATCCTGGCGCTCCCGCAGGGCTACCACACCGACATCGGCCAGCGCGGGGTGAAGCTCTCCGGCGGGCAGAAACAGCGCCTGAGCGTGGCGCGCGTCTTCCTGAAAGACCCGCCCATCCTGATCTTCGACGAGGCGACGAGCGCGCTGGACAACGAGAGCGAGCGCGTCGTGCAGGACGCCCTGGAACGGCTGGCGCGGCGGCGAACCACGCTGGTCATCGCCCACCGCCTCTCCACCGTGCGAAACGCCGGGCGGATCGTGGTGCTGACTGCGGACGGCATCGCCGAGGAGGGCACCCACGACGAACTCCTGCGCGCGGGCGGGGCCTACGCGGCGCTGCAAAATGCCGGGATGGAGCTCTCCAGCCTATAA
- a CDS encoding SDR family NAD(P)-dependent oxidoreductase, protein MTNPSPGRFAGQVVLVTGAGGGIGRAVAERFAAEGARVAVNDVKEDAVRAVVEGITAAGGAALAVPADVSDAAGVEAMFARVEAALGYVDVLYNNAGLIDTARHFLEADEAWWDRIVRVNLGSVFLCSHRAARVMVRRRRGVIISTSSGGATRAHRGNVAYDATKGGIEAMTRAMALDLAPYGVRVNGVVPGFINTYGLTGEQLRDREKTVPLGRYGVAGDMTGAALFLASDDAAYITGQFIVVDGGVLVQQRSANVDTFPVEGFPKVEADLA, encoded by the coding sequence ATGACGAACCCTTCCCCCGGACGATTCGCAGGCCAGGTGGTCCTCGTGACCGGTGCGGGCGGCGGCATCGGCCGCGCCGTCGCCGAGCGGTTTGCCGCCGAGGGCGCCCGGGTCGCCGTGAACGACGTGAAGGAAGACGCCGTGCGGGCGGTGGTGGAGGGCATCACCGCCGCGGGTGGCGCCGCCCTGGCTGTCCCCGCCGATGTCTCGGACGCCGCGGGGGTGGAGGCCATGTTCGCCCGCGTCGAGGCGGCACTCGGTTACGTGGACGTGCTGTACAACAACGCGGGCCTGATCGACACGGCGCGCCACTTCCTGGAGGCGGACGAGGCCTGGTGGGACCGCATCGTGCGGGTGAACCTGGGAAGCGTGTTCCTGTGTTCGCACCGGGCCGCGCGGGTGATGGTGCGGCGGCGGCGCGGCGTCATCATCAGCACCTCGTCGGGTGGGGCTACCCGGGCGCACCGCGGCAACGTCGCCTACGACGCGACCAAGGGCGGCATCGAGGCCATGACCCGCGCGATGGCCCTCGACCTCGCCCCGTACGGGGTGCGGGTGAACGGCGTGGTGCCGGGCTTCATCAACACCTACGGGCTCACCGGGGAGCAGCTCCGCGACCGCGAGAAGACCGTGCCGCTGGGCCGCTACGGGGTGGCGGGGGACATGACCGGGGCGGCGCTGTTCCTCGCGTCCGATGACGCCGCGTACATCACCGGGCAGTTCATCGTGGTGGACGGCGGGGTGCTCGTCCAGCAGCGGTCGGCGAACGTGGACACCTTCCCGGTCGAGGGCTTCCCGAAGGTCGAGGCGGACCTCGCGTGA
- a CDS encoding alpha-2-macroglobulin family protein, translated as MKGTPARIGLLAALLTVTLAPAQPPVSLYGGVFRPGQNVSIGVNAPPRTELRLERVADPLAVFSRVPDPHQPDLPPGTRTTPVRTLRTGGKGYGEVKLGRLSPGLYVLRAGRAGTLILVSDLGLVVKRDRDTALVYAADRASGATRAARVWRLGTGGTSTLASPDGLAKFTAPAKEGEFFLARFGTQWAVSGANWNSYAAPGVKGFVYTDRPVYRPGQHVEFKGTLRSGQTLKPLANRAVRVTVFSPFDESVFQKSLTTNGYGSFSAGFDLPAGAKLGEYRFEARVSGVGGDREGVGGTFAVEAYQKPEYAVTVTPGRERAVQGDKLGVRVSARYLFGGSVGGARVTYNVTRAPYYPPGFDAEDYLPPGMDGQDYGSDLVVQGETRLNAAGNLDLTLPLERDENGQPLSYRIEAEVEDESRRPVSGFARVLAFPASVNVEARTDAYVYDAGKPIQVTLDTRDLAGAGRAAPVTLDLVRQEWVKVRGEYTLRETREARVTARTNAKGEGSATLTARRGGGYLLRATVRDEQGRTSTFENFAWVLKPGEDWGWNYRDLTLRPDKRSYAPGETATVLIGNPRPGAPVLVTIEGDRLRRSTVLRGRGSALTYSFRVTPDMGGDVFVGAAALGDGNFYSNAARVRVPVRGAELSVRVTPAKAKYRPGETGRLTVQVSDASGKGVPAELTLGVVDQSIYLIRPDTSTPMLNVFHAPRENVVGTDSSVSFYFETGRLPAPAPAMTEAAFGQGKTGDRPQEGTPREDFRDTILWVPNLVTDDTGRAELSVRFPDNLTTWVATARAQTVSARFGQTTAITMTTKDVIARLSLPPFLVRGDTATLAGVVNNTLPQTAKGQVTARVQGLTPVAPLGLFRAAGSPVTVSAGGRTRQDFNVRANTAGTARVTFGVQAGNANDSLRLPLPVKARGYDTSLTVAGAGGEAVPLRVPQDANLATARLRVFVTPSLLDAVTPALEYLVGYPYGCTEQTMSRFLPALLARQALGPDALPEGVRRDLPKIMDLSLARLSDFQHDDGGWGFWQFDGSTLEMTAYVTRGLLRARGLGVRVDNRVLDRALVYLARHVEDGKEPQGARATAYRALAEAGRVNAAKLAAFAGRAELAPYALAHTALALDRAGRKQAARDLLDRLKARRVEGGQGAPVHWEAPRRAGWFWSWEDNSVQTTAAALEALARLDPGSLLIPRASQWLLANRRGPRWVSTQDTTSVVVAALALKPAAGQPLPAQVSLNGQPAGTVTGAGEVNLTGANLSQLARGQNTLRVTGPRGASFSAELTLAREPRSLPGDPSRGFALTRTYERLVPTWNAKDKRYTYARTPLLRGGRLQPVTVGDLILVTLTVQPREKNARYLLVSDPIPAGMKALDDRSLAISGLNSVDEDDPFAWNYWYAGRDLLDDRVDLYADFLSGTGKMTYVLRAQTPGTFTALPTHAFLMYQPDVEGYAPAATLTVRDRGQ; from the coding sequence ATGAAGGGAACCCCCGCCCGCATTGGCCTGCTCGCCGCCCTGCTCACCGTCACGCTCGCGCCCGCCCAGCCCCCCGTCAGCCTGTACGGGGGCGTCTTTCGTCCCGGTCAGAACGTGAGCATCGGGGTCAACGCCCCGCCCCGCACCGAGCTCCGCCTGGAGCGCGTCGCCGACCCGCTCGCGGTGTTCAGCCGAGTGCCCGACCCCCACCAGCCCGACCTGCCGCCCGGCACGCGGACGACCCCCGTGCGAACCCTGCGGACGGGGGGCAAGGGTTACGGTGAGGTGAAGCTCGGGCGGCTCTCCCCCGGCCTGTACGTCCTGCGCGCGGGCCGGGCGGGCACCCTGATCCTGGTGAGCGACCTCGGCCTGGTGGTGAAGCGTGACCGGGACACGGCGCTCGTCTACGCGGCGGACCGGGCGAGCGGCGCGACGCGGGCGGCGCGGGTGTGGCGGCTGGGGACGGGGGGGACGAGCACGCTCGCCAGCCCCGACGGCCTGGCGAAGTTCACCGCCCCCGCGAAGGAGGGTGAATTCTTCCTCGCGCGCTTCGGCACCCAGTGGGCGGTGTCGGGTGCGAACTGGAACAGCTACGCCGCGCCGGGGGTGAAGGGCTTCGTCTACACCGACCGCCCGGTGTACCGCCCCGGGCAGCACGTGGAGTTCAAGGGTACATTGCGGAGCGGGCAGACGTTGAAGCCCCTGGCGAACCGGGCGGTGCGGGTGACCGTCTTCTCCCCCTTCGACGAGAGCGTGTTCCAGAAGAGCCTGACCACGAACGGCTACGGCTCCTTCAGCGCGGGCTTCGACCTCCCGGCGGGGGCCAAGCTCGGCGAGTACCGCTTCGAGGCGCGGGTGTCGGGAGTGGGCGGGGACCGCGAGGGCGTGGGCGGCACCTTCGCGGTCGAGGCCTACCAGAAGCCCGAGTACGCGGTGACGGTGACGCCGGGCCGGGAGCGGGCGGTGCAGGGCGACAAGCTCGGCGTGCGGGTCAGCGCCCGCTACCTCTTCGGCGGGAGCGTGGGCGGGGCGCGCGTCACCTACAACGTCACCCGCGCGCCGTATTACCCGCCCGGCTTCGATGCGGAGGATTACCTGCCTCCGGGCATGGACGGGCAGGACTACGGCTCCGACCTCGTGGTGCAGGGCGAGACGCGCCTGAACGCGGCGGGAAATCTCGACCTCACCCTGCCCCTGGAGCGGGATGAGAACGGCCAGCCCCTGAGCTACCGCATCGAGGCCGAGGTCGAGGACGAGTCGCGCCGCCCGGTGAGCGGCTTCGCCCGGGTCCTGGCCTTTCCCGCCAGCGTGAACGTCGAGGCCCGCACCGACGCCTACGTGTACGACGCGGGGAAGCCGATTCAGGTCACGCTGGACACCCGTGACCTCGCCGGGGCCGGTCGGGCGGCCCCCGTCACCCTCGACCTCGTGCGGCAGGAATGGGTGAAGGTGCGGGGCGAGTACACCCTGCGCGAGACCCGCGAGGCCCGCGTGACCGCCCGCACGAACGCGAAAGGGGAGGGGAGCGCCACCCTCACCGCCCGGCGTGGCGGCGGCTACCTCCTGCGCGCCACCGTGCGCGACGAGCAGGGGCGGACCTCCACCTTTGAGAACTTCGCCTGGGTCCTCAAGCCCGGCGAGGACTGGGGCTGGAACTACCGCGACCTCACCCTGCGGCCCGACAAGAGGTCGTACGCGCCGGGGGAGACCGCGACGGTCCTGATCGGCAACCCGCGCCCCGGCGCCCCGGTCCTGGTCACCATCGAGGGCGACCGCCTGCGCCGCTCGACGGTCTTGCGCGGCCGCGGCTCGGCCCTCACCTACTCGTTCCGGGTGACGCCCGACATGGGCGGGGACGTGTTCGTGGGGGCGGCGGCCCTGGGCGACGGCAACTTCTACTCCAACGCGGCGCGGGTGCGGGTGCCGGTACGGGGGGCAGAGCTGAGCGTGCGGGTCACTCCCGCGAAAGCGAAGTACCGCCCGGGTGAGACGGGCCGCCTGACCGTGCAGGTGAGCGACGCTTCCGGCAAGGGCGTGCCCGCCGAGCTGACCCTGGGGGTGGTGGACCAGTCCATCTACCTCATCCGCCCGGACACGAGTACGCCCATGCTGAACGTCTTCCACGCGCCGCGCGAGAACGTGGTGGGCACCGATTCGAGCGTGTCCTTCTACTTCGAGACGGGCCGCCTGCCCGCCCCCGCCCCGGCGATGACCGAGGCCGCCTTCGGGCAGGGGAAGACCGGGGACCGCCCGCAGGAGGGGACACCCCGCGAGGACTTCCGCGACACGATCCTCTGGGTGCCCAACCTCGTGACGGACGACACGGGCCGCGCCGAACTCAGCGTGCGTTTCCCCGACAACCTGACGACCTGGGTGGCGACGGCCCGGGCGCAGACGGTGTCGGCCCGCTTTGGGCAGACCACCGCCATCACCATGACGACCAAGGACGTGATCGCCCGGCTGAGCCTGCCGCCCTTCCTGGTGCGGGGGGACACGGCGACGCTGGCGGGGGTGGTGAACAACACGCTGCCCCAGACGGCCAAGGGTCAGGTGACGGCGCGGGTGCAGGGCCTCACGCCGGTCGCGCCGCTCGGGCTGTTCCGTGCAGCAGGCTCGCCGGTCACCGTGAGTGCCGGGGGACGGACTCGCCAGGACTTCAACGTGCGTGCCAACACCGCAGGCACCGCCCGCGTCACCTTCGGCGTGCAGGCTGGAAACGCGAACGATAGTCTCCGGCTCCCCCTGCCCGTGAAGGCGCGCGGGTACGACACGAGCCTCACGGTGGCGGGCGCGGGGGGTGAGGCCGTCCCGTTGCGAGTTCCCCAGGACGCCAACCTCGCCACGGCCCGGCTCCGGGTGTTCGTCACGCCGTCGCTGCTGGACGCGGTGACGCCCGCGCTCGAATACCTCGTCGGCTACCCCTACGGCTGCACCGAGCAGACGATGAGCCGCTTCCTGCCCGCCCTCCTCGCCCGTCAGGCACTGGGACCAGATGCCCTCCCCGAAGGCGTGCGGAGAGACCTCCCCAAGATCATGGACCTCAGCCTCGCGCGCCTCTCCGACTTTCAGCACGACGACGGTGGCTGGGGCTTCTGGCAGTTCGACGGCTCGACCCTGGAGATGACGGCCTACGTGACGCGCGGCCTGCTGCGGGCGCGGGGGCTCGGCGTGCGGGTGGACAACCGGGTCCTCGACCGGGCCCTGGTGTACCTCGCCCGGCATGTGGAGGATGGCAAGGAGCCGCAGGGCGCCCGCGCCACCGCCTACCGCGCCCTGGCGGAGGCGGGCCGGGTGAATGCCGCCAAGCTCGCCGCCTTCGCCGGGCGCGCCGAACTCGCCCCCTACGCCCTCGCGCACACGGCGCTCGCCCTGGACCGGGCCGGACGGAAGCAGGCCGCCCGCGATCTGCTCGACCGGCTGAAGGCCCGCCGCGTCGAGGGTGGGCAGGGCGCCCCCGTCCACTGGGAGGCCCCCCGCCGCGCCGGCTGGTTCTGGTCCTGGGAGGACAACAGCGTGCAGACGACCGCCGCCGCCCTGGAGGCCCTCGCGCGGCTCGACCCGGGGAGCCTCCTCATCCCGCGCGCGTCCCAGTGGCTCCTCGCCAACCGCCGGGGACCGCGCTGGGTCAGCACCCAGGACACCACGAGCGTGGTCGTCGCCGCCCTCGCCCTAAAACCTGCGGCGGGTCAGCCCCTCCCCGCCCAGGTCAGCCTCAACGGCCAGCCCGCCGGAACGGTGACGGGCGCGGGCGAGGTCAACCTCACGGGCGCGAATCTCTCCCAGCTCGCCCGCGGGCAAAACACCCTGCGCGTCACCGGGCCGCGCGGCGCCTCCTTCTCCGCCGAGCTGACCCTCGCCCGCGAGCCCCGCTCCCTGCCCGGCGACCCCTCACGCGGCTTCGCCCTCACCCGGACCTACGAGCGGCTCGTGCCGACCTGGAATGCGAAGGACAAGCGGTACACCTACGCACGCACGCCCCTCCTGCGCGGCGGACGGCTCCAGCCCGTCACGGTCGGCGACCTGATCCTCGTGACGCTCACCGTGCAGCCGCGGGAGAAGAATGCCCGCTACCTCCTCGTGAGTGACCCCATCCCGGCGGGCATGAAGGCGCTCGACGACCGCTCCCTCGCCATCTCCGGCCTGAACAGCGTGGACGAGGACGACCCCTTCGCCTGGAACTACTGGTACGCGGGGCGCGACCTCCTGGACGACCGGGTGGACCTGTACGCCGACTTCCTGAGCGGGACGGGGAAGATGACCTACGTGCTGCGCGCCCAGACGCCCGGCACCTTCACCGCCCTGCCCACCCACGCCTTCCTGATGTACCAGCCCGACGTGGAGGGCTACGCACCCGCCGCCACCCTCACCGTGCGGGACCGGGGGCAGTAG
- a CDS encoding SMP-30/gluconolactonase/LRE family protein gives MPLRQAALLLLAASALTGCGLLPRPGAEVTRYVLPDTPTNAGAVFPEGVALRPNTQTFFVTSTTDGTIYRGTLGNPTTAVFLPGGADGRTTAVGLKADGAGRLFIAGGSTGKMFSYDANSGALLRAYSTPAGASFINDVALAGDYAYFTDSLRPVIFRVPRTAAAGGSTSAEAWLDVSTTIPYSTAPGAFNLNGIAATPDGRYLIVVQSYSGKLFRIGVADRSVAQIQIDGSVVNGDGLLLDGQTLYVVRNADKIIVPISLAADFASGTIGTPFSDASLRYPTTIAQTDGRLLVVNSQFNKRGPGLTPELPFTVSSVPIPGK, from the coding sequence ATGCCCCTACGCCAAGCCGCCCTGCTGCTCCTCGCCGCGAGCGCCCTGACGGGCTGCGGCCTCCTCCCCCGCCCCGGCGCCGAGGTCACCCGCTACGTCCTCCCCGACACGCCGACCAACGCGGGCGCCGTGTTCCCCGAGGGCGTGGCCCTCAGGCCGAACACCCAGACCTTCTTCGTGACGAGCACGACGGACGGCACGATCTACCGAGGCACCCTCGGCAACCCCACCACGGCGGTGTTCCTGCCGGGCGGGGCGGACGGGCGGACAACTGCCGTGGGGCTGAAGGCGGACGGGGCTGGGCGCCTGTTCATCGCGGGGGGCAGCACCGGGAAGATGTTCTCGTACGACGCGAACAGCGGGGCGCTGCTGCGCGCCTACAGCACCCCGGCGGGCGCAAGCTTCATCAACGACGTGGCGCTGGCGGGCGACTACGCCTATTTCACGGACTCGCTGCGCCCCGTCATCTTCCGGGTGCCCCGGACGGCAGCCGCGGGGGGCAGCACCTCCGCCGAGGCGTGGCTGGATGTCAGTACGACGATCCCGTACTCGACGGCCCCCGGCGCGTTCAACCTCAACGGCATCGCGGCGACGCCGGATGGCCGGTACCTCATCGTGGTGCAGTCGTATAGCGGCAAGCTCTTCCGCATCGGGGTGGCCGACCGGTCGGTGGCCCAGATCCAGATCGACGGGAGCGTGGTGAACGGCGACGGCCTCCTGCTCGACGGGCAGACGCTGTACGTGGTGCGCAACGCGGACAAGATCATCGTGCCGATCTCCCTCGCGGCGGATTTCGCCAGCGGCACCATCGGGACGCCCTTCTCGGATGCGAGCCTGCGGTATCCCACGACCATCGCCCAGACGGACGGGCGGCTGCTCGTGGTGAACTCGCAGTTCAACAAGCGCGGCCCCGGGCTGACGCCCGAGTTGCCCTTCACGGTGTCGAGCGTGCCGATCCCCGGGAAGTAA